One part of the Schistocerca piceifrons isolate TAMUIC-IGC-003096 chromosome 2, iqSchPice1.1, whole genome shotgun sequence genome encodes these proteins:
- the LOC124775344 gene encoding uncharacterized protein LOC124775344, translating to MQQQASMGSRQRAKGYYIFIRSDGITQLGPNPLELLVPLKHDLWLAIMFTLFAYTIVMGGIFYLQRKPLCDAIFSVIGAFVQKYDETTSYHHRITSEQCLRFAAYITGSVLLSAYSAGIISILTVSEQKLPFQNFAEIEQDGSYMLSVTGNSFEYDFFKLSQQMLLQKLFSKQMDIHNPPRTKPEGLSRVCTENKYAFLSTDLSIQSSWNHQNCNVIAVPIDMFRCTLALILRKNSPYIGAMNFQ from the exons GTACTACATATTCATCAGAAGTGATGGAATTACTCAGTTGGGTCCAAATCCACTGGAGCTTCTTGTTCCACTGAAACATGATTTGTGGCTGGCTATTATGTTTACTTTATTTGCCTATACCATTGTCATGGGAGGTATATTTTATCTACAGAGGAAACCATTATGTGATGCTATCTTTTCAGTCATTGGAGCATTTGTTCAGAAATATG ATGAAACTACTAGTTACCACCACAGGATCACATCAGAACAATGCCTACGATTTGCAGCTTATATCACAGGGTCTGTCTTGCTATCAGCGTATTCTGCAGGGATTATCTCCATACTTACTGTCAGCGAGCAAAAGCTACCATTTCAGAATTTTGCTGAAATTGAACAGGATGGTTCATATATGCTGAGCGTCACTGGAAACTCCTTCGAGTATGATTTTTTTAAG CTGTCACAGCAAATGCTCCTGCAAAAGTTGTTCAGTAAACAAATGGACATTCATAATCCACCAAGAACAAAACCTGAAGGTCTATCTAGAGTGTGCACAGAAAACAAGTATGCCTTCCTGTCAACTGATCTGTCCATACAAAGCTCATGGAATCATCAAAACTGCAATGTTATAGCAGTTCCAATTGATATGTTCCGCTGTACTCTTGCACTGATATTAAGAAAAAACAGCCCATATATTGGAGCCATGAATTTCCAGTAA